The genome window AAAATCTCAGACTTATCCTTAAGCCATAAGTGTTTAGCGCGCTCAGTCAACTTGGCCATTTGACGAACACCTTCGTCCATCAATTCTTGGTTACGGAATACGCCAGCGTACTTCTGCATGGTTTTACGAATGTCATTTGCAACATCTTGCGCATACTCACCAGAAGTAGAATTATCCAGAGCAGCAATACGAGCCATAGTTTGCTCGCCAGCATTGGCAGGCAATGGTTTGAACTCACGATTCTTGAGGTCCATCGCAACGATATGGTTACCAGCAGCACGACCAAATACCAACAAGTCGAGCAAGGAGTTTGTACCCAAACGGTTTGCACCGTGAACAGATACACATGAACACTCACCGATAGCATACAAGCCGTTTACCACTTCATTGTGTTTACCGTTGGCTGGCACAACGACTTGACCGTTGATGTTGGTAGGAATGCCACCCATCTGATAGTGAATAGTTGGCACAACAGGGATTGGCTCTTTAGTAACGTCAACGTTAGCAAAGTTGATACCAATCTCGTAGACAGAAGGCAAACGCTTCATGATGGTCTCGGCGCCAATGTGGGTCAAATCGAGCACCACATAATCACCGTTAGGGCCGCAACCGCGCCCTTCTTTGATTTCCTGATCCATGCAACGAGAAACGAAATCGCGTGGTGCCAAGTCTTTATAGGTGGGCGCATAACGCTCCATAAAGCGCTCACCATCTTTGTTACGCAAGATACCGCCTTCACCGCGACAACCTTCTGTCAACAATACGCCCGCACCGGCTACGCCAGTTGGGTGAAATTGCCAGAACTCCATATCTTCTAATGGAATGCCTGCACGAGCTGCGAGACCCATACCGTCTCCGGTATTAATAAATGCGTTTGTAGATGCATCCCAAATGCGGCCTGCACCACCAGTAGCCATCATGACTACTTTGGTTTCCAAGATGTAAACCTGGCCCGTTTCCATTTCGAGCGCAGTCACACCAACAACATCACCTACGTCATCGCGAATGAGGTCTAGCGCCAACCACTCTACGAAGAAGTTTGTTTTTGCACGTACGTTACGTTGATACAAGGTATGCAACATCGCGTGACCAGTACGGTCAGCTGCTGCGCAAGCACGTTGAACTGCTTTTTCGCCATAGTTGGCTGTGTGTCCACCAAATGGGCGCTGATAAATCGTTCCATCTGGGTTGCGGTCGAACGGCATACCAAAGTGCTCGAGCTCGTAAACAACTTTAGGAGCTTCGCGACACATAAATTCGATCACGTCTTGGTCGCCTAACCAGTCAGACCCTTTGATGGTGTCATAGAAGTGATAGTGCCAGTTGTCTTCACTCATGTTGCCCAGCGAGGCGCCGATACCGCCTTGAGCCGCAACAGTGTGCGAGCGTGTTGGGAAAACCTTACTTAATACCGCAACGTTCAGGCCAGCTTCTGCTAATTGCAAAGAAGCACGCATCCCTGAACCACCCGCACCAATAATTACCGCGTCGAAACGGCGGCGTGGCAATGCTTTTTTAATCGCAGTCATCGAATTACACTTTCCACAAAATTTGTACGGCATAGGCCGCACAGGCTAAGAGATACAAAACAGTTAACACTTGCAGTGTTAGACGAATGCTGACAGGCTTGATGTAATCCATCCAAATATCGCGGATACCAATCCAAGCGTGATAGAACAAGCTGATAAAAAATAGAAGTGTGAGGAGCTTCATGAACTGATTGCTAAACAATGCAGCCCAGCCCTCATATGTGGCGCTACCAGTAATGCAATAGTCAAGCAACAAAACGACTGTAAACACCACCATCACGATGGCAGTAACCCTTTGAATAATCCACTCTTTAAGGCCGTAATGCGCGCCAACTACTAAACGCTTCGGTCCGATTTGATAAATAGGCATTAGATTTCCTTAATGAAGAAACGCTTAGTACAAGCCGAATAATTTGAGACCAACAACCGCTGTCAATGCTAAGCCCAAGAAAAACACGACGATAGCTGAGCGATTTGCATCCGCCTTTTCCACACCAATCTCCAAATCAAGCAAGAGATAACGAATACCAGCGCAAAAATGGTGCAAGAAAGACCAAATTAATCCGAGAAGAATGATCTTCACAAGCACATGGCCAGTAATTGCCTGGAATTTCTGATAACTGATCTCGGAGGCCAAGCTTTGATCTAAGAGATAGAGTAGAAACGGAAGCATTAAGAATAATGCCGCGCCACTAATACGATGAAGAATTGACACTTTTCCAGCCCAAGGAAGGCGGTACTTGATTAATTGGGCTAGACCAATATTTCGGTAAACCGGTCTATCTTTTTTTACTGCGTTCTGTGCATCAACCATGGGCAATCTCTTTATTTAGGTGGAGGATCAGTGTGACTTTGTTGTATCGCAACATATTCTATTGGAAACCTTAGAGTCGTTGGGGAATTTTTAGCGTTTTAAGGGTGAAATTACTGGTTTTTACGGATTAGTCGGATGAGACCTAGTTCAATTTATTTTCGTAGTGCTGCTCTGAAGTGTCATACCGAGCGCGCCGAATTTCTACTGGTTTATTCCCGTAGGTAAAAGCTACCCGCTCAACCGATAATAAGGCCGTGCCAATAGGAAGGTTTAAATGGTTTGATAGATCCTGATCAGCTAGCACTGCCTTAATTTTTTCCTCGGCGCGCACCATATGGGTCGCGTATGCAGACTCATAGAAGGCGTACATTGGGCCCGCCCATGCATTTAGCGCCTCTAGAGTTAAGCCCTTAAAACGCCCTTCTGGCAGCCAAATTTCTTCAAATACGATGGGTTTACCGTTAGAACTCTGGACCCGGTCAATACGAATAACGGGATCACCCGCCTTTAATTTAAGCAATTGGGCAATATAAGCATCGGATTTAGCGGTTTCACAGGCCAAAAACTGATTCTTCAGGTGGAATCTCTCTCCAGAATCAGGCTCTAAACGCAAAAAACGATACTGCCAGTCTTCTTCTTGGTGGGTGGCGACAAAAGTGCCCTTACCCTGACGGCGCACCAATAGGTTTTGAGCCGCCAATTCATCAATAGCCTTGCGAACGGTACCCTGGCTCACGGCATATCGAGCCGCAAGCTCCATCTCACTGGGGATAGCGGTGCCTGGCAACCACTCGGATGCTTGCAAGCTAGCCAAAATCATCGCCTTAATCTGTTGATACAGAGGGCTAAATGAGGCAATCGGTTCGGATATAAGAGACAAATTAACTCCAGGACAGCTTCAATTGGATAAAATTCAGTTCTATTTCATATCTTATATAAGACATGATTGACAGTGTAAATGGAAAGTCCATACACTTGAATGGATAATAGAAAAGATTTCATTAATTAACCTCAACTGGAGTTATTAGTAATGGCAAAAGCCCCAATGCGTGTCGCCGTAACCGGTGCAGCCGGTCAAATCGGATATTCCCTTCTCTTTCGCATCGCTAATGGCGACTTATTAGGCAAAGATCAGCCTGTAATACTCCAGTTGCTTGAAATCCCTGATGAAAAAGCGCAAAAAGCCCTCGCAGGCGTGATGATGGAGTTAGAAGACTGCGCATTCCCATTGCTAGCTGGAATGACAGCCCACTCTGATCCAATGACTGCATTTAAAGATATCGACGTTGCCCTCTTGGTTGGCGCACGTCCACGCGGCCCTGGCATGGAGCGTAAAGATTTGCTCTCCGCGAATGCTCAAATCTTTACAGCACAAGGTAAGGCATTGAATGCCGTTGCCAAGAAGACTGTGAAGGTTTTGGTAGTTGGCAACCCAGCAAACACCAATGCATACATCGCCATGAAATCAGCTCCAGATATTCCTGCGAAGAACTTCACAGCAATGTTGCGCCTAGATCACAACCGCGCACTCTCACAATTGGCTAACAAGTTAAACAAGCCTGTTGCTGACATTGAGAAATTGGTTGTTTGGGGCAACCACAGCCCCACCATGTACCCTGACTACCGTTTTGCAACTATCGATGGCAAGTCTGTAAAAGACAGCATCAACGATGCTGCTTGGAACAAAGATACTTTTATCCCAACAGTGGGCAAGCGTGGCGCGGCAATCATTGAAGCGCGCGGCTTATCTTCTGCTGCCTCTGCTGCTAATGCTGCTATTGACCACATTCGTGACTGGGTTCTCGGCACAAATGGCAAATGGGTCACTATGGGCATCCCTTCAAAAGGCGAATACGGTATTCCTGCTGAAGTGATCTATGGTTATCCTGTCGTTTGCGAAAACGGCGAATACAAGATGGTTGAAGGCTTGGAGATTGATGAGTTTTCTCGTGAGCGCATGAATCACACTCTTAACGAACTGCTTGAAGAGCAAGCTGGCGTTAAACACTTACTCTCATAAGGACTTCTACATATGAAGCAAACCCTTCTCCTCATTAGCTTGGTTGCAGCAGGCTTTATCGGCTCAGCCAATGCTAGCGAAGAAGTAACTACCTGGACTTGCAGCGAAAGTAAGCAATTTAAAACTTCAGGCACTACTGAAAAAGTTCGCTTAACTTGGGAATCAAAAACGTTTGATTTAAAACGTGAAAATTCTTTACCGGGCAGCTTGCGTTATAAAAACACCACCACTGGTCATGACCTTGTGGTGTTGGGTAACAAGGCAATGCTTTTTAATATCAAGTCTGGAACACGTCTGGCTGATTTCTGCCAAACAGCAGAAATGAAAACTGGCAAATTGCCACATCTCTTTGCAGATGCGGAGCCTTTTACGCAGAACTAATCGACTCGATTTCTACTGTAGCAACATTAAAAAAGCCGAGGGATCCTCGGCTTTTTTCTATTTCAACTCTTAGAGATTTGAGCGCATCAGTGAAATAAAGGCTGCTGCGTAGGAGCATCATCCGGCATCTCTGCGTGCACAGCTTCGCCAGATCTGTCGGGAAATAAAGGCGCCCCACAGTCATCGCATAACTCCGGATCAAATAGCATTGCGTGACGGAATACATCTTCGACACCGGCCTCGTTTAAGGCATCAACAATTTTTCGCATCGGACTCTCGTCGTCCGATAAATCGTTGAGCGCGTCGTTAGCAACGCTCTCACGATCGTATAGCGGCCAAATCACGCCATACACAATCTCAGATGAACCCTTAAGGCTAAAAGAAATTCGATACTCATCCGCCTGCTCTTCGCCAAAAGCACCAACTACACAGGACAAACCAGCGGGCAAGACACCCAAAGTGCTTTCAAGAAAATTCACAGCAGCCCTAATGCTCAATGGCCGCACCTGCTTATCCGCTAAGCGACAATTCGTAAAGTACGCCTCGGGTAGTAGGAGTTCAAATTCACATCCCGGCAACAGGGATGCGACAGGATCGCGCATCGTATTTTGCCAACCGATCAAGCTCACGCCCCGCTCTTGTCTAGTGGGTGGCTCCGCTTGCCAGCGGAACAATGGAGTCCCCGAGGGCGCGGCAATCGCTGCAATGATGAATCTTGGATCCGCCAAGACGGCAATCGTCTCAGACATTTCACGTAGCTCTAATTTGACCTCACTGGAGGTGATGGCGGCAGTAGCCAGTGCTTCAGTCAATAAATGCGTTTGGCAATGCGAATGAGGCATTTGATCAATGCTGTAAAGCCAAGGAACAATTGCTAATCGTGTATCGCTCGAGGCAATGGAACTATGCAAGGCTGCAGCGGTCGCCTCAATAGCTGAAATAGGTAAAGCGCCTGAAGGAATTTGATAGCGCGTATGAGCAACAATGGGCAGTGCCAACAAAAGCACATCCCAACTTTGCCCTTCGTGTTCCATCGACAGGGACTCGGCCAAAGTTTCGGCGGAGTCAGCAAGCACCTCAAAGGCCACCGTATTAATCCGGAAGGTTTGATCGAGCGCTGCATCAATCACATTTTGATTTTGACTCTTTAACAAGCGCATCAAGCGCACGTTCAAGCGCTCTTCCCAAAACCGATCTTCAATGTGACTGCCTGATGCCGCCAATGAAATAGCATCAGCAACCAGTCTCTCCACATCAGGAGACGAGCGTTGCGAGGTTTTAGTGCGATGTACGGCCATAGAGAATGCTCTTATTTTCTTTCGGGGCGTCTAAACACTGGCTTGTCTGGCTTGGATTCTGAAGCTACATACTTGTAGCCATCAAGGTTAAAGCCTTTTAAGTCGACAGGATCGGTAATGCGATTTT of Polynucleobacter sp. AP-Nino-20-G2 contains these proteins:
- the sdhA gene encoding succinate dehydrogenase flavoprotein subunit, with product MTAIKKALPRRRFDAVIIGAGGSGMRASLQLAEAGLNVAVLSKVFPTRSHTVAAQGGIGASLGNMSEDNWHYHFYDTIKGSDWLGDQDVIEFMCREAPKVVYELEHFGMPFDRNPDGTIYQRPFGGHTANYGEKAVQRACAAADRTGHAMLHTLYQRNVRAKTNFFVEWLALDLIRDDVGDVVGVTALEMETGQVYILETKVVMMATGGAGRIWDASTNAFINTGDGMGLAARAGIPLEDMEFWQFHPTGVAGAGVLLTEGCRGEGGILRNKDGERFMERYAPTYKDLAPRDFVSRCMDQEIKEGRGCGPNGDYVVLDLTHIGAETIMKRLPSVYEIGINFANVDVTKEPIPVVPTIHYQMGGIPTNINGQVVVPANGKHNEVVNGLYAIGECSCVSVHGANRLGTNSLLDLLVFGRAAGNHIVAMDLKNREFKPLPANAGEQTMARIAALDNSTSGEYAQDVANDIRKTMQKYAGVFRNQELMDEGVRQMAKLTERAKHLWLKDKSEIFNTARIEALEVANLIEAANATMISAAARTESRGAHSHDDHQERDDDNWMKHTLWYSEGNRLDYKPVVLKPLTVESFPPKERTF
- the sdhD gene encoding succinate dehydrogenase, hydrophobic membrane anchor protein is translated as MPIYQIGPKRLVVGAHYGLKEWIIQRVTAIVMVVFTVVLLLDYCITGSATYEGWAALFSNQFMKLLTLLFFISLFYHAWIGIRDIWMDYIKPVSIRLTLQVLTVLYLLACAAYAVQILWKV
- the sdhC gene encoding succinate dehydrogenase, cytochrome b556 subunit, which translates into the protein MVDAQNAVKKDRPVYRNIGLAQLIKYRLPWAGKVSILHRISGAALFLMLPFLLYLLDQSLASEISYQKFQAITGHVLVKIILLGLIWSFLHHFCAGIRYLLLDLEIGVEKADANRSAIVVFFLGLALTAVVGLKLFGLY
- a CDS encoding GntR family transcriptional regulator is translated as MSLISEPIASFSPLYQQIKAMILASLQASEWLPGTAIPSEMELAARYAVSQGTVRKAIDELAAQNLLVRRQGKGTFVATHQEEDWQYRFLRLEPDSGERFHLKNQFLACETAKSDAYIAQLLKLKAGDPVIRIDRVQSSNGKPIVFEEIWLPEGRFKGLTLEALNAWAGPMYAFYESAYATHMVRAEEKIKAVLADQDLSNHLNLPIGTALLSVERVAFTYGNKPVEIRRARYDTSEQHYENKLN
- a CDS encoding malate dehydrogenase translates to MAKAPMRVAVTGAAGQIGYSLLFRIANGDLLGKDQPVILQLLEIPDEKAQKALAGVMMELEDCAFPLLAGMTAHSDPMTAFKDIDVALLVGARPRGPGMERKDLLSANAQIFTAQGKALNAVAKKTVKVLVVGNPANTNAYIAMKSAPDIPAKNFTAMLRLDHNRALSQLANKLNKPVADIEKLVVWGNHSPTMYPDYRFATIDGKSVKDSINDAAWNKDTFIPTVGKRGAAIIEARGLSSAASAANAAIDHIRDWVLGTNGKWVTMGIPSKGEYGIPAEVIYGYPVVCENGEYKMVEGLEIDEFSRERMNHTLNELLEEQAGVKHLLS
- a CDS encoding DUF2863 family protein, whose product is MAVHRTKTSQRSSPDVERLVADAISLAASGSHIEDRFWEERLNVRLMRLLKSQNQNVIDAALDQTFRINTVAFEVLADSAETLAESLSMEHEGQSWDVLLLALPIVAHTRYQIPSGALPISAIEATAAALHSSIASSDTRLAIVPWLYSIDQMPHSHCQTHLLTEALATAAITSSEVKLELREMSETIAVLADPRFIIAAIAAPSGTPLFRWQAEPPTRQERGVSLIGWQNTMRDPVASLLPGCEFELLLPEAYFTNCRLADKQVRPLSIRAAVNFLESTLGVLPAGLSCVVGAFGEEQADEYRISFSLKGSSEIVYGVIWPLYDRESVANDALNDLSDDESPMRKIVDALNEAGVEDVFRHAMLFDPELCDDCGAPLFPDRSGEAVHAEMPDDAPTQQPLFH